DNA sequence from the Strigops habroptila isolate Jane chromosome 4, bStrHab1.2.pri, whole genome shotgun sequence genome:
TTATACCTTAAGCGTTAGTCTTCCCTATAGGTTACAGTAATATTCCTTTCTTTGGCAGGCTGAATTATGCTGGTTTTACAATGTTTCTAGTTGTGTGAAAACTGATTTATTAACTGGGTTATgttaaagaaacataaaaatcagGAGATTTATAGATAGTATTGTAGAGAACAGcatcaaaacatgaaaattcaaCACATCtccagaaaaatctttcttattttcctatGCCTGGGATTTCTGAAGGACGttaaaatgtatgtttgttttcctaGGCTTGAATTATAGAGTACTAATGCAAATTAATAAAATTGTCTATTAATTGTATAGGAAGTTACagcatattttcagaaaatcattCATTGCATGTGTAGCACGAAGTGTATTTATGAAAACGTAATTGCATTTCATGGAAAGTATGAAATCTGAAGCTGAAATGATGTGACTAACAATCACTGTAGCAGGTGAGGATGATTTCTCAAATTGATTGCCAATTCTTCTGAAAGTCATTTATGCCCCAGCTTTGGatagttatagaatcatagaatggtttgggttggaagggaccttaagatcatccagttccaacccccctgccatgggcagggatgccttacactagaccatgttgcccaagggtctgtccagcctggccttgaatgaATAACAAGGCTGTGGGTATAAGTAGATTATACTGTTTGCAGATAATGAGATTAGAGCATACGAGGAGTCTTTCACTACAGGTAAGATAATGGTTCACCTTTACATTCAGAGATTTGGAATAAACCTGCTCTGTAGAAACACAGTTGATTGTTCTTTTCACAAGATTTCCTTACAAATTCTGTTGCAGAGTCACTTGTTTGTGTGCTCAGTTCGAAGCTGTGTTTCAGCATGGTCTGAGGAGGAGCCGAGGACTAGCGttaacagcagcagccatcAAACAGGCAGCAGGTTTCTccagtaaaactgaaatagGTAATTCATTAATCCTAATGATTCTATTTTAAGCATGTGCAAGCAAGTGATACAATTTCTAATGGAAGTTTTAAGACTGCAGTCTGCTGGTAGCATACTTAACACTTGGACTCTCAATAAGCAGTGAAAATGGTAATTGCTTTCTTAATTGTGTTGTAACTTTCATACCAAGCTTCTCTAGAAATGGTGTTCGGAAATCTGCGCTTCTTACAGTTCCGTCATGAATAGCATCTTTGGCAAATAAGTTGAATTCTGATAGGGATAAAACATTTACAATTACTGATGTAGATTTTTGTTAGCTCCAATTGAGAAAGTTGAGGCAACTGCAAAACCCCCTTTTTATCAATATTTGGGAACAGGGCAAGGAAAGTATGTTGGTGGAAAGGGGTGTTGTTGCCTTTTAAATGTAACactgtttttttctaaagtaaaatgATTTTGTCATTTGCATGTCTGCAAATTCTGGAGCTACCTGTTCCTTTGGACCTAGCTTCCAACATTTCACAATCAGCAGCAAGATAGAATTCTGAAGAATTCTTTTACTTTGCATAATACATTCCCAGCTGAACATTAGAACCTGTTCTATGGATGACATACTAACTTGAACGTGCTTTAAATGtgaattcaatttaaaaatgtgagaTAGAATCTTTTAATgcatgtgtgtggttttttcaATAAGGTGAAAAGTTCAAAGTGCTTAAACAGCCCAAGTTCTGTAGAAATAAATAACCTATTTAACTGGTGAGTTGTATGAAGATGCTGAATTATTCACCTTTGTTCAAAGTTATATACCATTACCTGCTGGTTTCAGGAAATTGCATGTAAATGCATTCACATGTGAGTTTTTGGATgtgtttttaattatcattatttttaaatttttgtattCCAGAGCCAGTGTTCTGGTACTATGTGAAAGAAGTTCTGAATAAACATGAACTGCAGCGCTTTTACTCTCTGAAGACAATTACCACAGACATTGGTAGAGGCCGGGCCTGGTTGCGCTGTGCATTAAATGAGCATTCACTGGAAAGATATGTTCATATGCTGCTGGCAGATAAGAATCGACTTGGGTACTGTATTTGATATCTTTGTAATGCAGGAAATGTATGGACAAATGAAGTACTGAGATTAAAACAACCAactaaaaaatacagctgtactAATACAGTGTATTAATTGCTGTGCTAGTGAAACCATTTAACCTTATACTtacattttgttcatttttgaaATTTTGGCAGCCGTTAAGATAGTGGCTTGTGCCTATATCAACATGTGACCTGAAACTGACTTCCTTCTAGCACATGAGAATGTATGCATCTATCCTTATCTTAATTTCCATCTTCTTTCATAGctcccttccccatcctttTAACAGTATTTCTCACGGAGACCTTGACACCAGACTTTGAGGTACCCCTTTCATGCCATTAAAATTGCACACAATTGCAGCCTTGATTTTACCTGTTCATCAATAGCGGTTGCCTAGGGCCTTTGGGAGATGCTTATCCTGTAATTTAAAAGCTCCAGCAGTCCAGCAATAGGTAGCTACTATATATAATTTAATCCATTGGGGTAGTCATACttgtttttcagagtttttATGTCTTTTAGAAGCGGAAAGTATGTTCATACAGGACTCCATattctcttgttttctgtttcaaattataGTGTCTTCTATGAAGACTGGTCTTTCATGATGGATGAAGAACGTTCTAGTATGATCCCTACCATGGCAGCTGGTAAGACTTTCTcttaaatgctgctgttcttcaaaAAACATTCCgaaatttcatttttgaatGTCATACCTGTTTCTGGTTGTGGGGAGCTTCTCTCACACACTCTTTGCTTACGTGGAGAATGTGTGTCAGATGCACATTCAGGGTAAATAGTCAAGGTGTTATGCCAGTTTATGCTATGATTTGATGAACTGTTAAAACACTGGGTCTGTCTTTCCTACACTTCAAAAGCCTTTCACAGAAGTTTTCTAACTCTTCATCAGTCAAGGCTAGCTTCTTTTAGAAACCTAGTGcaattcagagaaaacaaaatgggtTATTCCTGACTAGAAAATAGCAATGATAGACTTACTATAGTAAGACCCAAATTATAGGTAAATATGTGAAAGGAGAGTAAGAGTAGGAATGATAACAGAGAATTGACCACAGAAGTGATGTATTATTACCATGTACACCCTTTTTTCAGATATGTGGTCACATGCTTCGTTCTGCAAGATAGGGTTCACAGAAGTTTTTGGTAATAGAATTTAGGAAACAACAAATGCTAAAGTTGCAgtgaaatgaatttaaatagaaggttataaataaatgtgttcACAGTACTTACTGCTTATTTAATGCGCAGCTGAACAGCCATCAAGATAAATTCAGAACTGATGGCATCAGCCTGAATATGatctgaaaaagaatgaatggTGCATGACAGAATAAGAATTCGGGCATAGTGAACTGTGGGAAATTTgggggaagaaatgttttacatgtCATAGCTTTGTTAATTCTTAGGTTCTATCTTCGTACCTTTTGTATGAAGTATCTAGTGAGCTTTTGgtcttgtttttccctttcttttctctgaaggtCTGAACTCCATTCTTTTTGCAATCAACATTGACAATAAGGATTTAAATGGGCAGAGCAAATGCACACCCACTGTGTCTGATTTGTTAAAGGAATCAACGCAGAATGTGACTTCATTGTTGAAAGAATCCACTCAGGGTGTTAGCAGCCTTCTTAGAGAGATCACGGCATCATCTGCTGTCTCGATTCTAATAAAACCTGATCAAGACACTGATCCACTTCCTGTTCTCTCAAAGAGTGTAAATGCTGGTAAGCATTTTTGCAATGTTTGTGTCATTCAGCAACTTACAAAATTCTCAAGTGTGTTTAAATAACTTTTCCAGTTAAATTTAGTGAACTATTATGGAATAAAAACCTTAAGTGCATTACACAAATGAACTCGTTGAGTGTGAAATAGaaagtatgatttttttattttaagaaatactgGTGTGGATGCTGGAtgataaatgtgtattttagcTCTCTTGTGTCATGTGAGAGGGAAGCTAAACTATCTCATTGGTAAAGTGCTTTGCTTGCAACctgaatttcaattttttttttcatgagattATGCCTTGCAGTTTCATATGTCgtgatttttcattattaatatgttttcttttggcacTTTTGTAGTCAGAAATGCACTGCCATATAGCTGTTGGTGTAtatcagataaaaataatatcttGTAATCTTCTTCAAGTGGCACCCATGTTTACAGTCTGAACTTCTGTATGAAGTAGGTAATTAGCACAAATGAAAACTTACTCATACACACTTCCTACTTTTAAATATGTTAGTGTTGCAACCAGTTTGTAGGATGTTAGTTACTAACAAAGACGCAAAGTCTTAATCTTTTATAATTAAGCAAAATGTGGCATTCATTATACGTTTTCAGTTCCAAAAATAGCAAAGGAATATTTTATCAGCTTTATTTCCAGAAGCCGAGCTGAaggaatattttgctttattaaggTACGGTGTGTTTTTTAACTGAGAAACAAGGTTTAAGTTTAGGCTTTAAATTGTtttgaggaaaaaggaaagaacccCACATGTGAATGCTGTCTAGTAGGAATAGAACTTGAGATAAGATCTATTTCTTACTGGTATTTAAAAGAGACTTTGTCTCAAAATGCAGTTTTCGAAACAAACTTGTGGTAAAGCTTTTGTTGTTTAGCACtttaaatgagattaaaataGTAGCTGATACTTGACTTGGGATAACTTGGTTAGTACAGAAAAGGCTTGCAGGATGAGATAACAGAATAATTGACCATATTCTGCACATGGCTCTACAACATAATGTACCTTATGTGTACCGTCCATGTAGATACAGTACATGTACAACTTACAACAAAAGATCACTTTAAAAACATTGGGTTTGTTCAAATGCCATTATATGTTGAATGTTAGAGCAAGTCAGATGTTCTCATTAAAGTCTATGTTCTTTGCTGGAATTCTGTTTGCATCCAGAATGGGTTTTAACATCCTCTAACTCTTAGAAGTGAGTTAATATGTTTTGTGGGTGTGTAACAGCATATGGACTTGAATTGAAACAGTACAGTCCCTATGTGAGTTGTTTGGTGAGCAAATTTCTGGTATTTCTTAGAAGGCTTCAACTTCGCAAGACCATTCAGCCTTGTGTGCACATCGGAATCAGTGAGGATAGGTAATCATTCAAAAGTAAGTGCTGTCAAGGCGTAGGTATGATGTATTTGAGAGgatttcagtgtatttctaCAGCAAGAGCTAATTATCCATTGAGGGATCAAgatcaatttctttttctgaaaactgactgCTCAGTTTCCAAAATATAGGcaaaaaataactttgattGCATAACTTTATTTGGTTGATTTATATTGATTCTGGATTTTGCGTTGcaagtttgttctttttaatttcttctccccagaagttttgttttctgtattgtgTCCTCAGGCTCTTCAATATACAATAGCCATATTCAATGGGAGAAGGGGACAGTAAGACTAACTacaattttaaatgtgattttataAACTTGTTGAAATTTTTCCCAGTTCCAATTGAATGCTGTTAGGAATGCAGCTCCAAAATGTCTTCTAAAATCTGAATTAAGTAAGGCATATAAAATAAAGATAGTAGTTAAAGACTTAAAAGTTTATGTGTATGGGAAGATAATGAAAGGCCTCATAGATCTAAGAGGCTTCTTCTTAACTTCTTTTAGAAGTAAAAACAAGTGTATTGCATTGTTTCTCTTTCTAAACTATGTAAACCTTTATGTTGCCACTagatttgaaatgtaaaaaagacagaaaaaagaagaagagagtgACTAATATTATCTCAtttgatgaagaggaagatgaccACAATTTGGGGGATGCCACAAAGACTCTGATTACAGGGGAAAGTTCAGAGGAGAGTATAGACAGATCTTCAGTTTTTGCATTACCCTCATCTGAAAGCATTCTTGGGAAGAGTTTAAATGGGACTGAAAGTAACCATTCATGGAAGAGCAATTCAGTGTTCTTGAATGGAGAGTATGAATATCAGAAACTAGACGTGAAGAGCATTGATGATGAAGATGCAGATGAAGATGAGCTGTATGGAAAATCATTAGGAAATAAAGGCACAGAAGGGGAAACTGAAGCTTCTGAAAAGTAAGTAATGTTGCAGGAGCCATTTTCCATgccttctctgctccctgcctccttccttcATGGGTACTGGCAGACTTGTGTACCTGACTGAACTATAGGTTTTCTCACAAACCCCCACcgcttccttttttccttctttccccttgtttAAACCATTTGGGCACTGTGGTGATGGTACTTTGCTTCTAAGTTCCACTGAAAACCAAACTCTCTTGATTTCAGACTTGTTCTCCTTGAAGTTCTCAGTTGTGCATGATATACCCATGCTATAATTCTGGCCTATTTGAAGTGTCCTTATTCTTAGTATGATAGCAATTTTGTTTTGGCTTCACAGTAAACCcacatattttaaacagagtAAGCCTGTTATCATCAGAGCAGATAATTAAacaagatgaaacaaaacaaaactgagggaaaaggaataatttttagATACTAGGATGCCCTCTTTATTTCTGACACAGAAATCCTTCTGGAGAAAAAGAACCTGTCTCATCTTTGTAATGAGTTTATGTCTGAAACAAGAAATTGGCAGGTAGattaaaataaaggtttttcTTGCAGTGATATCTctaaaagaaacacaagcatTGTGAACATGAATACTGGCTCTATAAAcaggttgttttgttggtttgttttaaatctagGCCTCATGAACTGGGCACATGCAACTCTCAGATATGCAGCTGGAGTCCTCTTCAGGTCCTGAACGATGACTCAGATGTTCTATTTCCTGTCAGTGCTGTTGGCTCTTACTCCCAAACAGGTAGGTATTTTAATTTACCATATTCCAGCAAACTTTATAACAGAATATTTGACATGGGATAATGGTAAGAAATAATGGGATTGTAAAGGCGTAGGATATATTGCACAACTGGGATGGGAGGTTCAATTAAAGTTTATTCTAGATCTGAATCAGAGTTCTCCATTTGAGTAGATACTTGAGGATTTGTCAGTGtcaaaataaaccagaattaTGTTGGGATTAAGCTGTGGTCTTGTAACgtattttattaatgtttagCATGGTTGAATAAAAAGTATCCTTACTTGTTTTCTAGATATCACTAAGCTGGAATAAGCTGCAAATGTATTTGAGACTTTGAATTCAAATTAATCTTGACAGATCGGAGAAAGTATCAAATATTGGATGCAGTTCAATAGAAGCTGTTATCTGTTTATATACAGGATGAGGAATGATTGGTTAGGAAAAACATCTTTGGAAAAGGATgtgggaatcatagaatggtttgggttggaagggaccttaaagctcatccagttccaagcccatgccacgggcagggacaccttccactagagcaggttgctccaagcccctgtgtccaacctggccttgaacactgccagggatggggcagccacagcttctctgggcaccctgtgccagcgcctcagcaccctcacagggaagagcttctgcctaagagctcatctcagtcttcccttctgtcagtttaaaaccattcccccttgtcctgtcactgcaggctGTGGTAAAatgtctctctccatctttcttataagcccccttaaagtactgaaaggccacagtagggtctccccagagtcttctcttcttcaggctgaacaagccctgctctctcagcctgtctccagaggagagctgctcctgccctcgcagcatcttcaTGGATGCAGAGCAAAGACCTCAACCATGCTTCTTTTTGTGTAGCCCAGGGTAAGATTGGCTTCGGGGGCCATGAGTGCCAGTTGCTGGCTCATATCTATATTTTATCCACCAGCATCCTCAAGTTATTTTCTGCAGGAGACCCACTATAATTAGTGGGTCACAAGCTGGTAATGAATTAGCAGCGCTGTGCTTCCCATGCTTCATACAGACATgcataaatgaaaatgtcatttgtaAATCGATGCTCAATTGGCTCTCATGTGGCCTCACCTGTATGCAGTTTGGGGTATTGCACTTCAAGAATGATGTGGACCATTTGGTGAAAATCTTGAAGCAAGCAATGAAAATAGTCAAAGgtatggaaaagaagaaatggtaCTTTTCCAGTATCTGTATTGGTACccaaagacaaacaaaaaacttccaCCACTCCCCACACCCACCTCCCCCAGTTAATATTTTGCTAGCTGTTAATAAGAACATTGCTTTTATCAAACTTTGGATATGTATTCTCATTTCAGGGACCACTCAAATACTTCTCAGTGCTATAAAAATAACGTTctaattataaaatatttcatattttttgcaTGTGTTGTGTGCCCAGAGTTTAAATGGACTGTTAATTGAAGAAGTGTAATTCAATCCTGTAAGTTTAGtgataaaaataatgtgaattGTCACATAATGCTGTGCTGCCCTCTGCTGCACATGTACCTCTTCAAAAATGCCAGTGGAtcaaaaaaatagaaagtacattttcttttctttttcttttttgtactcccacatttttcagtttatgaagTAATGGATCTAGAAAACATGGAGTTTGTGGCATTGTGTTAAATTTGTTACAGAAATGGTTAGAAAAGGTCCAGACATTTATAAGGGTTTGCTGATTGCAACAGATTGAAATCTGGAATACGTGTAAATGTTCCTGTTTCTGGGGGTGAGTGTGTTTTGGAGTGGGAACTCACTGTTGAGCTGTGGGAGTTAGTAGCCAGACAGATGTCACAAGGCATCAGGAGCTGGAGCTTAGGGGCTTACAGCTGAAATCAAAAGCCAGGAGACCAAGCCAAGACTTAGGACTGGAGACAGGTGACCAGAGAGGACATCAACAAGTGTAACAGGGGTTACTTTCATTAAGGAGATGCCAAAGCCCCTTGTTTCACCTTCCTTCATCTCAGAATTGTTTTGAAGAGAATGCTCATGCTACTAGAGATGATCAACAACAAGTCTATTCAGACCCCTTCTGGCACAGTatacagatgttttcagttctccttctgctgctctttgtgcTAAACCCTATGGTCCAGCATATTAGCCAGGACAATACGGCCTTGGGCTGGTGAAAGGAATCTTCATCAGTTACAGGAAACACAACATGGATTCTGCTGTCTCATTTCAACCTCCCATGCAGTTAGTGGGCCCTTCAGAACAGTCCTGAACTGACAGTGTGCGGACAGGCTTCACCGAAAGGCCCATCATGCAACCCAGTTAGGCAGAATGATACACATGGGTACAGTCCCCTCACCCCAGCCATAATAACAGTTGGATGATACTGAAATCAGCCTTTGGCAGTTCTTTACTCAACTTTGGACATTACACTTTTGCTAGATGAATGATAGCAGGGGGAACATGGGTTAGCTTTTTCTGAGAGCAGTTCAGCCCAGTAACTGGccatttcattattattatgaCAACATTTTTGCTAAAAATGCTTAGTGAGCTCCTGTAAAATATATAGTTTAACCCAACATTTTGGTTTATAGGTCTAATACAGAGAAGTAACAAGAGGTGTCTTTGAAATAGGTTACATCATAATCTATAGTGTTGGATGTTATTATCTGTGTTTGTAGTTTTGGTCTGTTGCAGTGCTTCAGGGATGTGTCAGGGCATATCATATCTCCACGTACCAATATTCAGTTGCTTGGAACAAAAATAGAGCATGCATTTAGGAACTGAGTTTCAGTAAACTGCAGCTTAAAAACTGAATCTCTCCATAGTCATTCTGATGTAACTCTAATTCAcattaactttttccttttaattcctgatttttaaattctggGCTGTTCTAGCTCATGCTTTTAGGATAGTTTTATGCTAACTTTGTAACCCTTAAATAGTAAGATGCAGGAAACATcagtgaaatgtgttttttttgtttctttctgcctgAACTGCCTTAAAAACAGGCTCTGTGATGTGTATGCTTTGATCCTGACAGTTGTGGATCTGTGGACAGATGCATATTAtccatgctttttaaaaaatatctcaTCTGTCTGATTCCTGACGTTTGGTACCTGGGCATAAAGAGCCACTGAAAAGCATGGTGCTCTGTAGGGAGTGCCATAAGGGACTGGTGTCAGTGCAGGGTTTCATGCATTGGGGACTAACCACAAATCCTTTTTGTACAAGTCACAAACAGATTTGTAATGAGTGTCAGATGCCATGTAGTGGTAAAACTCCTGAGACTTGCAAAAAATCACTTCAGTAAGGAGTTACTTCATAGCTTTGCAGCATTGTTTTCAATGTAAAATGTACCTCCAAGTTAAAACTTACGAATCGTGcaatactactttttttctaaactgaTGGCTGTGTTCCTAAGGACTTTATAATCCTGCTGGCATTTGGGGTGAATGTGCAGAAGCCAGCCTTGGAGAAAGAATTGAAAGTGTTTAAAAGCTGTGGTAAAGATGAGTATTGCTAGTTAAAAATGTAACTAccttccttctggttttgtttttggtttagtttttaaGTGCTGTTAGCTGAAGAAAGCTAATGTTTGTGTATTCTACTCTAGATAACTTGGAGAATGGAGAGGGACATGAACATGTTCATGCAGTAGAACTGGTTCCAAGAAGGTCTGATCTTCCTTACAGGTATGTGTCATGTATGTTTTCCGTAAACGAAAAAATCTTCACCCTGTAGCTGCCACCTTCTTATTGTTACCTAATGTGTAGCTACTCAGTGCTGGGAAGCAAACTGTTCCTCAGGGtattttctgcaaatgtttGGAAAGACTAATGCAAAAGCCTGTGTATCTTTATGCATAGTTTCATATATTGAGCTTTTCCTAATTATCTGGAAGTCACATAGTCATGTCAAATAACAAGTAGACTCACCATCTTGGCTTGGAAAAtaggggttttgttggtttttatgttatttttttactgtattttttgtgGACTTTtggtgtggatttttttggtgcATATTCTTAAATCAGACTCACAACAAATATGTTAAAGGATAATTAAATGTAAGTTGATTAAATATGGGAGAATATGATGATAATTCTAGTTtctggaattcttttttttaagttttgaatTCAGGGTTTCGTTTTCATTTATTGATGAAATTGTGCTTTTATGACTAGAGTGGAAGTCAGTCCTCCAGCTCAAGTGAATACTTTAAGCAATATGTTGCCTTCAGCCACTGTGCCAGAATCCATGACAATTAGTAAGTACTTCCTTGATGTATCTAGATTGCTGGAATTAACTTTGTCATTTTTGATAcctatttttgtttcagtgagaTGTGTTCAGGGAGGCATACAGCACTTCATTTCTGATATGCTGGCCACATTAGAAACGATTGCTCTAAAATGATTCTTGAATTGGCAGATCCCAGGTTATTGTTCATTGCAACTGGTATGACATtagcttctctttctccagaGAAGTTGATGTCATCCTTATACTAGATGTGGCTTGAGTACTTAAATGAACAATAATGATTTAATTCCATTAACATCTTTAGATCTCTGGAAGCTCTGAAAAGACTAATGGGTGGTTCTGATCTGATCTTACTCATTTTGCCTGCTTTCATTAATGCGTAGTCAGaagaaaccccacaaccaaCAAACACAGAAGTCCTTCTGTGTACATTCAGTCTGTGATTTTGATATGGAAATCTGCTGCAAACATAAATACGGCTTTCATAAGCAAAAACTTCAGTTAAGATTAAGATGGAGGACAGTCATATTTTCAGTGGTGTTAAGAGTTGAGCTGGACAAGATACAATAGCCTTTGCTGTAGAAAGATGTTAGTAGAAGCACAGGCAGTTTGTTTACCccatttttagttttttttctttttcttcacataaaCTTATAGAACAGTGATTTAGTTCTTAAACTGACTAGCAATCTAAACATGTAAGACAgtatggttttcttttcctcactgtaCAGAAAGTTTTGTAACTGAACTGGTGGATATGGCTTTGTTCCTAAAGCTCGGGGGGGCGTGTCTGTGTTCTTTTGTCtaaatttaaatatgtatagTTTCAAATTATGACATTGGGAATGTAGAAGTGGTGCAGCCAGGATTGTTTTCTGAAACCGATTTATGAAATCATCAAAATGAATGAACCCTTAAAATACTGTAATCTCAGGTTCTAATGTCATGTTCAAATGATATCTGTGCCAGTGTGTTAAAGGAGGTAGACCATGCACTGTCACTGAGTACTGTTTGAGGCTCTGGCCTGGGTCTGCAGACAGAGCGTTACCAAGTACTTTATGAAGGGGGGAAAACTAGTTTGAGACCTTTAAGTGACATAGTTGAATGCGTAGATAGAGTTACTGTTGATAGTTACTGTGATACTTTGGTCACCGGATATTCTCTGCTCGTTATTACTGCAATATCCTTTagttcttacttttttttttttttttttttttgagtaatagaattttatgaagaaagtttctgattttactgcactctattgctgctgtttgtcGGTGTAGTAAGTACCAGCAGGGGCCGCAATTGGTCTCCTTTAGTTGCTCAGTTAGTTCCTACGTGTAGTTGACAGCTataaaatagaaagtaaatCTTGCGATTTTCAATTCTTGATACTTAGCAATTTCTAAATGAACAGAGCAACAGGATCAACAGAAGCATGCATGCTGCCATGAGCTTCCCATTTCAAAGAAGGCTTTggtgggaggaagaggggaagcatGTCAAAACAATTCCAAAACTGGTGGAATGCTTAGTAAATACGCTAATTATCATCAGAACCAAAATTCAGCTGACTGTTCATATAAGTTAATGCCTTTATAACAGCTGATCCCAGATACATTCAATAAGAATGTCTTTCTCAAGTTCATTGTTACTGGTCGCAGATCCCCTGGACAGCAGGAATTCAGGGCTGTGGCAAAGCCAGAAGCTCTTTTTTCTATCGCAATTAGCAGAAGAATTATTAAATGATGAGGCTTAGAGCCTGGTTGCATAGCAACTAATTCTAACACATCAGACAAGAAAAATGGGATGCAATAGTGCAGGGAGAAAAGCTGTGAGTCTCCAGTGACTGGATTTTTGTGCTTCTTGCTTCTGCAGACAATgcctgaaatgaaattttggGGTTCTAATctattcttttcctccttcctttccaacTTACTAGCACAGTACTAACCCTTGCTCAGTTCTTTAGACATGCAGGCCAGAAAATTGTGTCCTGAGAAGCTGTAATTTAGAATTTCTGCCATTTTGAATGATCTTCCTGGCTGTACGTCAATGCGTTTCTCAGGTAGAGGTCAACTTGGCAGCAGATA
Encoded proteins:
- the SNX29 gene encoding sorting nexin-29 isoform X4: MWPRSPVTGSQNNDTKRQFLLERLLDAVKQCQIRFGGRKEIASDSDSRVTCLCAQFEAVFQHGLRRSRGLALTAAAIKQAAGFSSKTEIEPVFWYYVKEVLNKHELQRFYSLKTITTDIGRGRAWLRCALNEHSLERYVHMLLADKNRLGVFYEDWSFMMDEERSSMIPTMAAGLNSILFAINIDNKDLNGQSKCTPTVSDLLKESTQNVTSLLKESTQGVSSLLREITASSAVSILIKPDQDTDPLPVLSKSVNADLKCKKDRKKKKRVTNIISFDEEEDDHNLGDATKTLITGESSEESIDRSSVFALPSSESILGKSLNGTESNHSWKSNSVFLNGEYEYQKLDVKSIDDEDADEDELYGKSLGNKGTEGETEASEKPHELGTCNSQICSWSPLQVLNDDSDVLFPVSAVGSYSQTDNLENGEGHEHVHAVELVPRRSDLPYRVEVSPPAQVNTLSNMLPSATVPESMTINELRQAIVAMMTRKDELEEQNRSLRNLLDGEMEHSAALRQEMDNWRRKAAEQEERHAMKVQALARENEVLKVQLKKYVGAVQMLRREGQTVEVLPSIWSTDGEFPMPEQKQVENNEELASSYERKLIEVAEMHGELIEFNERLHRALMAKEALVSQMRQELIDLRGPVPGDLSQTSEDQSLSDFEISNRALINVWIPSVFLRGKAANAFHVYQDAKFVEERRKQLQNYLRNVMNKIIQTVPEFTASPKKETLIQLMPFFIDIPPSGESMSKSNRSRVTTRFPKLSRSHQREPRSLEPQSGDL
- the SNX29 gene encoding sorting nexin-29 isoform X6 yields the protein MWPRSPVTGSQNNDTKRQFLLERLLDAVKQCQIRFGGRKEIASDSDSRVTCLCAQFEAVFQHGLRRSRGLALTAAAIKQAAGFSSKTEIEPVFWYYVKEVLNKHELQRFYSLKTITTDIGRGRAWLRCALNEHSLERYVHMLLADKNRLGVFYEDWSFMMDEERSSMIPTMAAGLNSILFAINIDNKDLNGQSKCTPTVSDLLKESTQNVTSLLKESTQGVSSLLREITASSAVSILIKPDQDTDPLPVLSKSVNADLKCKKDRKKKKRVTNIISFDEEEDDHNLGDATKTLITGESSEESIDRSSVFALPSSESILGKSLNGTESNHSWKSNSVFLNGEYEYQKLDVKSIDDEDADEDELYGKSLGNKGTEGETEASEKPHELGTCNSQICSWSPLQVLNDDSDVLFPVSAVGSYSQTDNLENGEGHEHVHAVELVPRRSDLPYRVEVSPPAQVNTLSNMLPSATVPESMTINELRQAIVAMMTRKDELEEQNRSLRNLLDGEMEHSAALRQEMDNWRRKAAEQEERHAMKVQALARENEVLKVQLKKYVGAVQMLRREGQTVEVLPSIWSTDGEFPMPEQKQVENNEELASSYERKLIEVAEMHGELIEFNERLHRALMAKEALVSQMRQELIDLRGPLLGFRTSATNRGMLKQKVCAFKSMRKYIDVMAQSLYFALQ
- the SNX29 gene encoding sorting nexin-29 isoform X3: MWPRSPVTGSQNNDTKRQFLLERLLDAVKQCQIRFGGRKEIASDSDSRVTCLCAQFEAVFQHGLRRSRGLALTAAAIKQAAGFSSKTEIEPVFWYYVKEVLNKHELQRFYSLKTITTDIGRGRAWLRCALNEHSLERYVHMLLADKNRLGVFYEDWSFMMDEERSSMIPTMAAGLNSILFAINIDNKDLNGQSKCTPTVSDLLKESTQNVTSLLKESTQGVSSLLREITASSAVSILIKPDQDTDPLPVLSKSVNADLKCKKDRKKKKRVTNIISFDEEEDDHNLGDATKTLITGESSEESIDRSSVFALPSSESILGKSLNGTESNHSWKSNSVFLNGEYEYQKLDVKSIDDEDADEDELYGKSLGNKGTEGETEASEKPHELGTCNSQICSWSPLQVLNDDSDVLFPVSAVGSYSQTDNLENGEGHEHVHAVELVPRRSDLPYRVEVSPPAQVNTLSNMLPSATVPESMTINELRQAIVAMMTRKDELEEQNRSLRNLLDGEMEHSAALRQEMDNWRRKAAEQEERHAMKVQALARENEVLKVQLKKYVGAVQMLRREGQTVEVLPSIWSTDGEFPMPEQKQVENNEELASSYERKLIEVAEMHGELIEFNERLHRALMAKEALVSQMRQELIDLRGPVPGDLSQTSEDQSLSDFEISNRALINVWIPSVFLRGKAANAFHVYQVYIRIKDDEWNVYRRYAEFRSLHHKLQNKYQQVRTFNFPPKKAIGNKDAKFVEERRKQLQNYLRNVMNKIIQTVPEFTASPKKETLIQLMPFFMPQLHVTTVSR